From the genome of Blautia pseudococcoides, one region includes:
- a CDS encoding uroporphyrinogen decarboxylase/cobalamine-independent methonine synthase family protein, whose translation MRYKKDWEATKQRFEDYWKGENTGRPLMRVTGVKPGYYPFQIPEEIKSKSLEEKYMEPESVVRRYRYYCETHEFLGESFPNLNADFGPGSLAAYLGSEIEFQDRTVWFHPCVEEWEDYPELKFDPENKWFKKHIWLFEECKKLIGDDFPIAIPDLMENVDVLASLRGSMDLLYDMIEEDNDIVKRVQQVTDCYQQYYDAFYKYAQYEGGSAYTVFQIFGSGKTQKLQCDFSALLSPDYFRTYVLDSLKQATKSLDHVLYHLDGPESIKHMDALMEVEGIDALQWTSGDHGPDGTMEEWDVIYDKARAAGKQLWVKVYTGDLKDWIRNTDRIVKRYGSKGLYLFFNDMPLEWAEELMDYAEKNWCDVKGSF comes from the coding sequence ATGCGGTATAAAAAAGACTGGGAAGCTACAAAACAGAGATTTGAGGATTATTGGAAAGGAGAAAATACAGGAAGGCCGCTCATGCGCGTTACAGGCGTGAAGCCCGGTTATTATCCCTTCCAGATACCGGAAGAAATCAAGTCTAAAAGTCTGGAAGAAAAATATATGGAACCGGAAAGCGTGGTAAGGCGTTATCGTTATTATTGCGAAACCCATGAGTTTCTGGGAGAGAGTTTTCCAAATTTGAACGCGGATTTTGGTCCCGGTTCTCTTGCGGCATACCTTGGAAGTGAAATCGAGTTCCAGGACAGAACAGTATGGTTTCATCCCTGCGTGGAAGAGTGGGAGGATTATCCGGAATTGAAATTTGACCCGGAGAATAAATGGTTCAAAAAACATATTTGGCTTTTTGAAGAGTGTAAAAAGTTGATCGGAGATGATTTTCCTATTGCCATTCCGGATTTAATGGAAAATGTGGATGTGCTGGCATCCCTGAGAGGTTCCATGGATCTGCTTTATGATATGATCGAGGAAGATAATGATATTGTAAAGAGAGTGCAGCAGGTAACAGACTGCTATCAGCAGTATTATGATGCATTCTATAAATATGCACAATATGAGGGTGGAAGCGCGTACACGGTATTCCAGATTTTCGGAAGCGGAAAGACCCAGAAGCTGCAGTGTGATTTTTCAGCACTTCTGTCACCGGATTATTTCCGTACCTATGTGCTGGATTCTCTGAAACAGGCGACAAAGAGCCTGGATCATGTACTGTACCACTTAGATGGTCCGGAATCTATCAAACACATGGATGCCTTGATGGAAGTAGAGGGAATTGATGCCCTTCAATGGACCAGCGGTGACCATGGACCGGACGGAACTATGGAAGAATGGGATGTGATATATGACAAGGCCAGGGCAGCAGGAAAACAACTCTGGGTAAAAGTGTACACCGGGGACCTGAAAGACTGGATCCGCAATACAGACCGCATTGTTAAAAGATACGGCTCCAAAGGTCTGTATCTGTTCTTCAACGATATGCCGCTGGAATGGGCAGAGGAACTGATGGACTATGCGGAAAAGAACTGGTGTGATGTAAAAGGAAGTTTTTAA
- a CDS encoding AraC family transcriptional regulator: protein MEYVKDEMVFEREFPYRMFLSNSRQMYLHSHDLLEINYVKEGSGYYLIEEKEYEIHPGDIFIINDQERHMAVHDGSLVLEVIVFGPSLLWEQRRGYQFLEPFFNRSTSFTNCIRKDTQGYECLMEAFSHIRLEYRDKKAGWELFVKSWTQLFMAELYRIYLEIQSEEEQTASRHQIFTRLQPVVDYIHEHYLEQIELDDLVKVAMMNKSYLCSCFKNVLHIRMFEYIDQLRIDRACMLLSTTSHTITEIAMMSGFNSVSYFNRVFKRGRDMSPGEYRRAVTSRESGK from the coding sequence ATGGAGTATGTAAAAGATGAAATGGTATTTGAACGGGAATTTCCCTATCGGATGTTTTTATCAAATTCCCGGCAGATGTATCTGCATTCTCATGACCTTTTAGAGATCAATTATGTAAAAGAGGGAAGCGGCTATTATCTGATAGAAGAGAAAGAATATGAGATACACCCGGGGGATATTTTTATAATCAATGATCAGGAACGCCATATGGCAGTGCATGACGGCAGCCTGGTGCTGGAAGTCATAGTGTTTGGCCCATCTCTTTTGTGGGAGCAGAGGAGGGGATACCAGTTTCTGGAGCCTTTTTTCAACAGAAGCACATCCTTTACCAACTGTATCAGAAAAGATACTCAGGGGTATGAGTGTCTGATGGAGGCATTTTCCCATATCCGTCTGGAGTACAGGGATAAAAAAGCAGGTTGGGAACTGTTTGTAAAATCCTGGACGCAGCTTTTTATGGCGGAGTTATACCGAATTTATCTGGAAATACAGAGTGAGGAGGAGCAGACGGCAAGCCGGCATCAGATTTTTACACGGCTTCAGCCTGTGGTGGACTATATTCACGAACATTATCTGGAGCAAATTGAACTGGATGATCTGGTGAAAGTGGCGATGATGAACAAGAGTTATCTTTGTTCCTGTTTCAAGAATGTGCTCCACATTCGGATGTTTGAATACATTGACCAGCTGCGCATAGACAGGGCCTGTATGCTGCTGTCCACTACCAGCCATACCATCACGGAGATCGCCATGATGAGTGGTTTCAATAGTGTATCATATTTTAACAGGGTATTTAAAAGGGGACGGGATATGTCTCCCGGGGAATACCGCAGAGCAGTGACCAGCAGGGAGAGCGGAAAGTGA
- a CDS encoding nucleoside hydrolase translates to MRYTDYVFQVPEEKIVRLITDTDAKNEADDGFAVVQALLSPKIENVGLVAAHYGTDRDRDSMEKSYSELKILVRKMGFDGQVPLYHGAPCGLPDAGTFIESEGARLLVEEAMKGDDRPLFAVFLGPLTDIASAYLMEPRIAKRLTVIWIGGGLYPGGGEEFNLGNDIHAANVVFGSDMEVWQVPKNVYEMMPVTLAELELRVRPCGEIGEYLCDQLMEHAMTEQPRKSAFRTGESWVLGDSPAIGLILYEDRFSFEWKQAPAVGADMNYIHTGRFRPIRVYNKIDSRLILEDFYAKLALFAQKRREADGVCKR, encoded by the coding sequence ATGAGGTATACAGATTATGTTTTTCAGGTGCCGGAGGAGAAAATTGTACGGTTGATCACAGATACAGATGCAAAAAATGAAGCGGATGATGGCTTTGCCGTGGTACAGGCACTTCTCAGCCCCAAAATTGAAAATGTTGGTTTAGTGGCTGCCCATTATGGCACAGACAGAGATAGGGACAGTATGGAGAAAAGCTACAGCGAATTGAAAATTTTGGTAAGGAAGATGGGATTTGACGGGCAGGTACCCCTGTATCACGGCGCCCCCTGCGGCCTGCCCGATGCGGGGACTTTTATAGAAAGTGAAGGAGCAAGGCTGCTTGTGGAGGAGGCCATGAAGGGGGATGACAGGCCTTTATTTGCCGTTTTTTTGGGGCCGCTAACAGATATAGCCAGCGCTTATCTGATGGAACCACGTATTGCCAAAAGGCTGACTGTTATCTGGATCGGAGGAGGGCTTTATCCCGGCGGTGGTGAGGAATTCAATCTGGGCAATGACATTCATGCGGCTAATGTGGTGTTTGGATCTGATATGGAGGTGTGGCAGGTGCCTAAGAACGTCTATGAGATGATGCCGGTAACCCTGGCAGAGCTTGAACTGCGGGTAAGGCCCTGCGGGGAGATCGGTGAATATCTCTGCGACCAGCTCATGGAACATGCTATGACAGAGCAGCCCAGGAAGAGTGCGTTCAGGACAGGGGAATCCTGGGTGCTGGGAGATTCACCGGCAATAGGACTGATCCTTTATGAAGACAGATTTTCTTTTGAGTGGAAACAGGCTCCCGCAGTGGGGGCGGACATGAACTATATACATACGGGCAGATTCCGTCCTATAAGAGTTTACAATAAAATAGATTCCCGGTTGATACTGGAGGATTTCTATGCCAAGCTGGCTTTATTTGCACAAAAGCGGAGGGAAGCAGATGGAGTATGTAAAAGATGA
- a CDS encoding TraX family protein has translation MTLPGRISAPLFLFAMAEGFSHIHDRKAYLKRLYIASVLMSVGNDLINSYLPHPNGAMVINGMFATLFIVGLYMEKNSPARICACGSGQNPCMIKRP, from the coding sequence ATCACTCTGCCTGGACGGATTTCCGCACCACTGTTTCTGTTTGCAATGGCAGAGGGATTTTCCCATATCCATGACCGGAAAGCTTATCTCAAACGGCTGTATATTGCCTCGGTTCTCATGTCAGTAGGCAATGACCTGATCAACTCTTATCTGCCTCATCCTAACGGTGCCATGGTAATTAATGGCATGTTTGCCACTTTGTTTATTGTAGGGCTTTATATGGAAAAAAACTCCCCTGCACGTATATGTGCTTGTGGTTCTGGCCAGAATCCTTGCATGATCAAAAGACCGTAG
- a CDS encoding M23 family metallopeptidase yields the protein MNRQRWKKYGFMAEVIVLTLTAVLCWKDVSQGAFAAGRGTEPAEKKFMSESAADSVDGGANSNTDSGGSSGTGNAEDSGTGSGGSAGKGSTEDSGTGSAEKDYIKWVDFHVTSEAMRQACAYDVDTYGQEGHLNWVDLLAYLGARYGGDFKQYKAKDMDEIAERLQKGETTVEKLSAEVKSFDYYREAYGAVLDGLVGEYQTEAKDEGQGAQDQESQGEVSWTKKYGLKGFSPIAKSFPYNDYDDFGVARSYGYRREHLGHDMMGQTGTPIVAVESGYVSAMGWNQYGGWRLGISSFDGRRYYYYAHLRQNFPYCKSLEVGSIVQAGDVIGYMGRTGYSAKENVNNIDTTHLHFGLQLIFDESQREGNHEIWVDVYELVKFLYKNQSEVVRDDATKEWSRAYQIKDPEASAYLESAQGKQTAGIDPSNK from the coding sequence ATGAACAGACAGAGATGGAAAAAATATGGTTTTATGGCAGAGGTTATTGTGCTGACTCTGACTGCAGTGCTTTGTTGGAAAGATGTTTCGCAAGGCGCTTTTGCCGCAGGGAGGGGTACAGAGCCGGCAGAAAAAAAGTTTATGTCAGAAAGTGCAGCGGATTCTGTGGATGGCGGAGCAAACTCTAATACGGACAGCGGAGGAAGTTCGGGCACAGGAAATGCGGAGGATTCCGGAACGGGCAGCGGAGGGAGTGCAGGCAAAGGAAGTACAGAGGATTCCGGCACAGGCAGTGCGGAGAAGGACTACATAAAGTGGGTGGACTTCCATGTGACAAGTGAGGCCATGCGGCAGGCCTGTGCCTACGATGTGGATACATATGGGCAGGAAGGCCATCTTAACTGGGTTGATCTTCTGGCTTATCTGGGAGCCAGGTACGGCGGCGATTTCAAGCAGTATAAGGCAAAGGACATGGATGAGATTGCCGAAAGGCTTCAGAAAGGGGAGACTACAGTGGAAAAACTGTCCGCTGAGGTCAAATCCTTTGACTACTACCGGGAAGCCTACGGCGCAGTTTTAGATGGGCTGGTTGGAGAGTACCAGACAGAGGCAAAAGATGAGGGGCAGGGCGCACAGGATCAGGAGAGCCAGGGAGAAGTAAGCTGGACAAAAAAGTACGGCCTGAAGGGATTCAGCCCGATAGCAAAAAGTTTTCCCTATAACGATTATGATGATTTCGGAGTGGCGAGAAGCTATGGCTACAGGCGGGAACATCTGGGACACGATATGATGGGGCAGACGGGTACTCCTATTGTGGCGGTGGAATCCGGCTATGTGTCAGCCATGGGATGGAACCAGTATGGGGGATGGCGTCTGGGGATCAGCAGTTTTGACGGCAGACGGTACTATTATTATGCGCATCTGCGTCAGAATTTTCCCTACTGCAAATCCCTGGAAGTGGGCAGTATTGTGCAGGCCGGGGATGTGATCGGATACATGGGCCGCACCGGATACAGCGCCAAAGAAAATGTGAACAACATTGATACAACCCATCTTCATTTTGGGCTGCAGCTTATCTTTGATGAATCCCAGAGGGAGGGGAATCACGAAATCTGGGTAGATGTATATGAACTGGTAAAATTTTTGTATAAGAACCAATCAGAGGTGGTAAGAGATGATGCCACAAAAGAATGGTCAAGAGCATATCAGATAAAGGACCCTGAGGCTTCAGCGTATTTGGAGTCAGCCCAGGGAAAACAGACAGCGGGCATTGATCCCTCAAACAAGTAA
- a CDS encoding Fe-S-containing hydro-lyase, translating to MEKHITLPLTEELAKTLHAGDTVYVTGTIYTSRDAGHKRMCEALAKGEELPFDPTDATIYYVGPTPAKPGQVIGSAGPTTSGRMDAYAPAMMSVGARGMIGKGARLPEVIDAMKKYSGVYFGAIGGAGALLAKCIKKAELIAYEDLGAEALRKLYVEDMPLFVIIDSEGKNLYEEGRAAYLAQHKE from the coding sequence ATGGAAAAACATATTACACTGCCCCTCACGGAGGAGCTGGCAAAAACACTCCATGCAGGAGATACCGTATATGTGACCGGAACCATTTATACCTCCCGTGATGCAGGGCACAAGCGCATGTGTGAAGCGCTGGCAAAAGGGGAAGAGCTTCCCTTTGATCCCACAGATGCCACGATTTATTATGTAGGACCCACACCTGCAAAACCGGGCCAGGTCATCGGTTCCGCCGGGCCAACTACCAGCGGACGAATGGATGCCTATGCCCCGGCCATGATGTCAGTGGGAGCCAGAGGCATGATCGGAAAAGGTGCCCGCCTTCCGGAAGTCATTGATGCCATGAAAAAATACAGCGGTGTTTATTTCGGAGCCATCGGCGGAGCAGGCGCACTGCTTGCCAAATGCATCAAGAAGGCAGAGCTGATCGCATATGAAGACTTGGGCGCAGAAGCTTTGAGAAAATTATATGTGGAGGATATGCCCCTGTTCGTCATCATCGACAGCGAGGGAAAAAACCTGTACGAAGAGGGAAGAGCCGCATATTTGGCACAGCATAAAGAGTAA
- a CDS encoding fumarate hydratase, with translation MREIMASQITDVIENLCIQANEHLPEDVKCAIKNCRACEDWEIAQGVLDNIIENFEIADEQNVPICQDTGMACVFLEIGQDVHITGGNLSEAVNEGVRRGYDKGYLRKSVVKDPVRRGNTGDNTPAMIYTEIVPGEQIKITVGPKGFGSENMSAIRMFKPSAGLQGIKAFILETVETAGPNPCPPMVVGVGIGGTFDKAALLAKKALMRPIDSSNEDPYYAELEVEMLDKINKLGIGPQGFGGKTTAIGLNIETMPTHIAGMPCAININCHVTRHKTEVI, from the coding sequence TAATGGCAAGCCAGATCACAGATGTCATTGAGAACCTTTGTATCCAGGCTAATGAGCATCTGCCTGAGGATGTAAAATGTGCGATCAAAAACTGCAGAGCTTGCGAAGACTGGGAGATCGCACAGGGTGTGCTGGATAATATTATAGAAAATTTTGAAATTGCGGATGAGCAGAATGTGCCCATCTGCCAGGACACAGGTATGGCCTGTGTATTCCTGGAAATCGGACAGGACGTGCATATTACCGGCGGCAATCTGAGTGAGGCTGTGAACGAGGGCGTGCGCCGCGGATATGACAAGGGATATCTGAGAAAATCCGTAGTCAAAGACCCGGTCCGCAGAGGTAATACCGGAGACAATACTCCGGCTATGATCTATACGGAAATTGTTCCCGGAGAGCAGATCAAGATCACAGTGGGACCCAAAGGCTTTGGAAGTGAAAATATGAGTGCGATCCGCATGTTTAAGCCTTCCGCAGGACTGCAGGGGATCAAGGCGTTTATCCTGGAGACCGTTGAGACCGCAGGACCCAACCCATGTCCGCCAATGGTAGTGGGTGTGGGAATTGGAGGTACCTTTGACAAGGCAGCCCTTCTTGCAAAAAAGGCACTGATGCGTCCCATTGACTCAAGCAATGAAGACCCGTACTATGCAGAACTGGAAGTGGAAATGCTGGATAAGATCAACAAGCTTGGCATAGGACCTCAGGGATTCGGCGGAAAGACCACAGCCATCGGGCTGAACATTGAAACCATGCCCACACATATTGCAGGTATGCCCTGTGCCATCAATATCAACTGCCACGTGACCCGCCACAAAACGGAGGTGATTTAA